A single genomic interval of Coccidioides posadasii str. Silveira chromosome 1, complete sequence harbors:
- a CDS encoding uncharacterized protein (EggNog:ENOG410PXAF~BUSCO:14439at33183) translates to MPSSRHDVPALQTPGEFGSSRIKIDNLLNPNTDSEPFPRHLSGSWQGTYHHYHHHHHHHHHHPDRYPQTTSSPPPLQLPPFKPIPYPKSNLSPIDTRPDRSVQRSGSASSSPSPYRRDRFPSVSSGSSTIVERRRPPRPKYEEEEMYFIWYHRVDLNQEWKQVRESFNAQFPNRQRNGFQGIQCKYYRFIKEKKCPTLREQRRIRNGDGGGIKHGPNDDSPAYGVIRWCRVWFPWMKEPPPPGHE, encoded by the coding sequence ATGCCGTCCAGCAGACACGATGTACCCGCTCTTCAGACACCGGGGGAGTTTGGTTCGTCGAGGATTAAAATCGACAACCTGTTGAACCCGAACACCGATAGCGAACCCTTTCCGAGACATTTGTCCGGGTCATGGCAGGGAACATATCACCattaccatcatcatcatcaccaccaccaccaccatcccGATCGCTATCCACAAACTACTAGCAGTCCTCCACCACTTCAGCTCCCTCCGTTTAAACCAATACCATACCCCAAAAGTAACCTGTCTCCCATAGACACCCGCCCCGACAGATCGGTCCAACGCTCTGGATCTGCCAGTTCTTCACCATCACCGTACCGAAGGGACCGATTTCCTTCTGTGTCAAGTGGCTCCTCTACAATCGTTGAGCGGCGTCGTCCACCGCGGCCAAAAtacgaagaggaagagatgTATTTTATCTGGTATCACCGTGTCGATTTGAATCAGGAATGGAAACAAGTCCGGGAAAGCTTTAATGCCCAGTTTCCCAACCGGCAAAGGAACGGATTTCAGGGAATTCAGTGCAAATACTATCGGTTTatcaaggagaagaaatgCCCTACGCTACGAGAGCAGCGAAGAATAAGAAATGGAGACGGTGGCGGTATTAAGCATGGACCCAATGATGACTCCCCCGCGTATGGAGTTATTCGATGGTGCCGTGTTTGGTTTCCTTGGATGAAAGAGCCCCCTCCCCCAGGGCACGAATGA
- the URE2 gene encoding glutathione S- transferase, nitrogen catabolite repression regulator (EggNog:ENOG410PHHE~COG:O): MSLKPFKIYGTLLGPNPFKVATVLSELSLPYEVVQVAREDIKGEAFTALNPNGRLPALVDPNKDDFTIWESGAIVNYLITEYDTEHKLSFPVGTKEYHLTQQWLHFQMSGQGPYYGQWFWFKNYHSEQLPSAVERYTNEVRRVTVVLDKWLENKQFLVGDKYTFADLAFFPWQMLVPSLAGVDMEKEAPNVHRWMENMKNRPAVAKVLEEHKASKWN, encoded by the coding sequence ATGTCGCTCAAACCATTCAAAATTTATGGCACTCTCCTGGGTCCCAACCCTTTCAAAGTTGCCACCGTTCTCTCCGAACTCTCTCTCCCTTACGAAGTCGTCCAAGTGGCCCGTGAAGATATCAAAGGCGAGGCCTTCACTGCTTTGAACCCCAATGGTCGTCTCCCAGCCCTTGTGGACCCCAACAAGGATGATTTTACCATTTGGGAATCTGGCGCCATCGTCAACTACCTCATCACCGAATACGACACCGAACACAAACTGAGTTTCCCTGTCGGCACCAAAGAGTACCACCTAACCCAGCAATGGCTCCATTTCCAAATGTCCGGCCAGGGTCCCTACTACGGACAGTGGTTCTGGTTCAAGAATTACCATTCTGAGCAATTGCCGAGCGCGGTCGAACGCTATACGAACGAGGTGAGACGAGTGACCGTCGTGTTGGACAAGTGGCTGGAAAACAAGCAGTTTTTGGTTGGCGACAAATACACCTTCGCAGACCTTGCCTTTTTTCCCTGGCAGATGTTGGTACCATCTCTGGCAGGGGTGGATATGGAAAAAGAGGCTCCGAACGTGCATCGGTGGATGGAAAATATGAAAAATAGACCAGCTGTCGCGAAGGTACTTGAAGAACACAAGGCTTCCAAGTGGAATTAG
- a CDS encoding uncharacterized protein (EggNog:ENOG410PSR4~COG:S~BUSCO:7907at33183), with the protein MALPPEQIRIKRRREEEPVETLYIQSQTRETKRRFTDFVFQRVVLNQDGVYVSDMSGHAGAQDAIKSTADSDSMRAAINGPSVPVVRTGEELRKMAEAAKQKASTRGMAVPVKPHARSTSMKLPPRPLPSTVTKSSVNSTVRKFHIAAPVADDLVLHKVGGGVQKRKGPRHAVVVEQKGDIVRGLSELAAQVGDIGSTTDIKAEDVKREVEMVDAQSPTISPRKRRVVNEAERRWKEKANAHRYTDRETYDRKGKTGTSIKDDPATWDYDSAQLAAELEHATLELAFGEPIKPAATPEQSKLYLPATKPVLKYRPRVPKQQQNKRDGRGHGFGQFDGVDESGETSLTINEPSTFGTGLEDISSMKNALEEHVIRAKNEKDDESDYVYDIFIRRSLQELADDPKFAQFQNGDWYVGYENVPADIGVVVISDKDVHYWDAVAEDDEEDRDWNTEDEDSNAEDNPANEYPDEDLDLEDEFDDVNAAYNKYRNYGSDYEQFDINDEVNEYGFKPTSYTSSGEASSDDEERLAWRE; encoded by the exons ATGGCGTTGCCCCCGGAGCAGATTCGCATCAAGCGCCGCAGGGAAGAAGAGCCTGTGGAGACTCTGT ATATTCAATCTCAGACACGCGAGACAAAGAGACGTTTTACGGACTTTGTGTTTCAACGCGTTGTCCTAAATCAAGATGGAGTTTATGTCAGTGACATGTCAGGCCATGCTGGCGCCCAAGACGCAATTAAAAGCACTGCGGATTCTGATAGCATGAGAGCTGCTATCAATGGCCCGAGTGTGCCGGTCGTTAGGACCGGGGAGGAGTTGCGCAAGATGGCTGAGGCTGCGAAACAGAAAGCTAGCACGAGAGGGATGGCTGTTCCCGTAAAGCCACATGCACGATCAACTTCGATGAAGCTTCCGCCACGGCCATTGCCGTCGACGGTGACAAAATCTTCAGTGAATTCTACGGTGCGCAAGTTTCACATAGCAGCGCCGGTAGCAGATGACCTTGTGCTTCATAAGGTTGGAGGAGGAgtgcagaaaagaaaagggccaAGACATGCTGTGGTCGTGGAACAAAAAGGCGATATTGTTAGGGGGCTAAGCGAACTCGCAGCACAGGTCGGCGACATCGGATCTACTACCGATATCAAGGCAGAAGACGTAAAAAGAGAAGTTGAAATGGTAGACGCCCAATCACCTACCATTAGTCCAAGAAAACGTCGCGTCGTTAATGAGGCTGAAAGGAGGTGGAAAGAGAAAGCCAATGCACATCGTTATACTGATCGTGAGACTTATGATCGGAAAGGGAAAACTGGCACTTCGATCAAAGACGACCCAGCTACCTGGGATTATGACTCTGCTCAGCTTGCAGCGGAGCTGGAACACGCCACTCTGGAGCTGGCCTTTGGAGAGCCTATCAAACCCGCTGCGACTCCCGAACAATCTAAGCTTTATCTGCCCGCAACCAAGCCCGTTCTCAAGTATCGACCACGTGTCCCTAAGCAACAGCAAAACAAGCGCGATGGTCGTGGACATGGATTCGGTCAATTTGATGGAGTAGACGAGTCTGGCGAAACGTCCTTGACCATTAATGAACCTTCTACCTTCGGAACCGGGCTAGAGGATATATCCTCCATGAAAAACGCCCTCGAAGAACATGTGATTCGAGCCAAAAACGAGAAAGATGATGAGTCTGATTATGTATATGACATTTTCATTCGACGCTCTCTTCAAGAGCTCGCTGATGACCCAAAATTTGCCCAATTCCAAAACGGCGATTGGTATGTAGGATATGAAAACGTGCCGGCAGACATTGGTGTCGTCGTTATTTCAGACAAAGATGTGCATTACTGGGACGCGGTTGCTGAagacgatgaagaagatagagATTGGAATACGGAGGATGAAGATTCGAATG CCGAAGATAACCCCGCGAACGAATATCCCGACGAAGACCTCGACCTTGAAGATGAATTCGACGATGTGAACGCAGCGTATAACAAATATCGCAATTATGGATCCGATTATGAACAATTCGACATAAATGATGAGGTTAATGAATATGGGTTCAAACCGACCTCATATACTAGTTCCGGGGAGGCTTCGTCGGACGATGAGGAGAGACTTGCATGGAGAGAGTGA
- a CDS encoding uncharacterized protein (EggNog:ENOG410PGH9~COG:A~BUSCO:2385at33183), which produces MNPITTGLKLTFKTAVLSPIQGSPVLSRHWLAMQTSDVAHAPNSIVGNRLMQPVSKLPNPGPDSTGFSHGAYAGNLSFADRNSRRANIPAINTSTTGQTSGDITSANNAFDMNFAPLLPSQLLLGSPFQTGTPSFASPQFQTFQGFPQANGNSHGQTSQNQLNSPTQAQHNPLSPQLYQNLVSPDGMGPSPLLGGPQSPVGGFPGFANAFGTANPSLQPGILSGTSRTVYLGNLPAETTAEEILGHVRSGQIESVRLLPDKNCAFISFLDSSSATHFHSDAILKKLSIKGNDIKIGWGKPSQVPTSVALAVQQSGASRNVYLGNLSEDVAEEELREELGKFGPIDTVKIVREKSIGFVHFLSISNAIKAVNQLPQEPKWQPPKRVYYGKDRCAYVSKTQQQNAAQYLGIAPGYAHMLNSADRDLISNALAQQSVAAAAVATAAGGVNNLGNRTVYLGNIHPETTIEEICNVVRGGLLHHIRYIPDKHICFVTFIDPTSAASFYALSNLQGLMIHNRRLKIGWGKHSGALPPAIALAVSGGASRNVYIGNLDESWTEDRLRQDFSAYGEIELVNALREKSCAFVNFTNIANAIKAIEGMRGREEYKRFKINFGKDRCGNPPRQLNNGQPARTDGNNSLLNGGLQSSLNQGGQQSSPTGPALSPAPGSTGSQGANGQQTRHPLQAIPTPSSILNTGANNPLTMYLNHVSQQQAQEQENRLNGSMGFGSLQQQQQQPSHQQQGFAHQQAGLYNGTGASDNSSSVESSLHQQKPSNHGLLNVSGATSSGHHASSGATLSVPRAQHSRASFGKETIWSDDNGAYWEEGL; this is translated from the exons CTACCGGGCTCAAGTTGACGTTCAAGACGGCGGTTCTCTCCCCGATTCAGGGCAGTCCTGTCCTTTCCCGGCATTGGCTCGCAATGCAAACGTCGGACGTCGCACACGCGCCCAATTCTATCGTGGGAAATCGCTTAATGCAGCCAGTTTCCAAACTACCCAACCCAGGCCCAGATTCTACCGGTTTCTCCCACGGTGCGTACGCCGGTAATTTGTCGTTCGCCGACCGGAACTCCCGTCGGGCCAACATTCCCGCCATCAATACAAGCACGACCGGTCAAACCTCGGGTGATATCACCAGTGCCAACAACGCCTTCGATATGAATTTTGCCCCGTTACTTCCATCACAGCTGCTTCTGGGGAGCCCTTTCCAGACAGGCACCCCGTCTTTTGCATCTCCCCAGTTCCAGACTTTCCAAGGATTCCCCCAGGCCAACGGCAACTCCCATGGACAGACCTCTCAGAATCAACTCAATAGCCCTACTCAGGCCCAGCATAACCCTCTGTCTCCGCAGTTGTACCAAAATCTAGTTTCGCCTGATGGAATGGGACCCTCTCCATTGCTAGGAGGACCGCAATCACCTGTCGGGGGCTTCCCTGGGTTTGCAAATGCCTTCGGGACCGCGAATCCGTCGCTTCAGCCTGGCATTCTGTCCGGTACAAGCCGTACTGTCTACCTTGGAAACCTTCCAGCGGAGACAACCGCAGAGGAGATTCTGGGCCATGTTCGAAGTGGCCAAATTGAGTCAGTTCGACTCTTGCCAGATAAGAACTGCGCgttcatttcttttttggatAGCAGCTCGGCGACTCATTTCCACTCGGACGCGATCTTGAAAAAGCTCTCGATTAAGGGCAATGATATCAAAATTGGATGGGGCAAACCTTCCCAAGTCCCTACCTCCGTGGCACTTGCAGTTCAGCAATCAGGAGCGTCGAGAAACGTTTACCTGGGGAATCTCTCTGAGGATGTCGCCGAAGAAGAGCTCCGTGAGGAACTTGGCAAATTCGGTCCCATTGACACCGTGAAGATTGTTCGTGAGAAATCGATCGGCTTCGTTCACTTCCTTTCTATCAGCAATGCTATTAAGGCTGTGAACCAGCTACCTCAGGAGCCGAAGTGGCAGCCTCCAAAGCGCGTTTACTACGGCAAGGATCGATGTGCCTATGTTTCGAAGACCCAGCAACAGAATGCCGCTCAGTACCTAGGAATTGCCCCTGGTTATGCACATATGTTGAACTCTGCAGATAGGGACCTGATTTCGAATGCTCTCGCTCAGCAATCAgttgcagcagcagcagttgCAACTGCTGCAGGTGGAGTGAACAATCTCGGAAACCGAACCGTGTATCTCGGGAATATCCACCCTGAGACAACAATCGAAGAGATTTGTAATGTTGTTCGTGGAGGCTTGCTGCATCATATCAGATATATTCCCGACAAGCACATTTGCTTCGTGACGTTTATTGATCCGACATCTGCCGCTTCGTTTTATGCGCTGAGCAACTTGCAGGGTCTGATGATCCATAACAGACGCCTCAAGATTGGGTGGGGAAAGCATTCTGGTGCTTTGCCGCCGGCGATTGCACTCGCTGTCAGCGGAGGCGCTTCTCGAAATGTTTACATTGGAAACCTGGATGAATCTTGGACTGAAGACCGCTTGCGGCAGGACTTCTCGGCTTATGGGGAGATTGAACTTGTGAATGCTCTCAGAGAGAAGAGCTGTGCATTTGTCAACTTCACCAACATTGCGAATGCCATCAAGGCGATTGAAGGCATGCGCGGCCGTGAGGAATACAAGCGGTTCAAGATCAATTTCGGCAAGGATCGATGCGGCAACCCTCCTCGCCAACTCAACAATGGCCAACCAGCACGGACAGATGGAAACAACTCGCTTCTTAATGGAGGCCTTCAGAGTTCTCTTAATCAAGGTGGACAACAATCGAGCCCCACCGGACCTGCACTATCTCCTGCTCCCGGTTCGACTGGCTCACAAGGAGCAAATGGGCAGCAAACCcgacatccattgcaggcaaTTCCAACCCCGTCTTCCATCCTAAACACCGGCGCCAATAACCCGCTGACGATGTACCTTAACCATGTGTCTCAGCAGCAAGCTCAGGAGCAGGAGAACCGATTGAACGGTTCAATGGGCTTTGGCTCCCtccaacagcagcagcaacagccgTCACATCAACAGCAAGGCTTCGCCCACCAGCAAGCCGGTTTATACAATGGCACCGGGGCCAGTGACAATAGTAGTTCCGTGGAGAGTTCCCTTCATCAACAAAAGCCGTCCAACCACGGGCTATTGAACGTTTCGGGTGCGACCAGCTCTGGGCATCATGCTTCCAGCGGTGCCACGTTGAGCGTTCCACGTGCCCAACACTCACGGGCC TCTTTTGGAAAAGAAACAATATGGTCCGATGACAATGGTGCATATTGGGAGGAGGGTTTGTGA